One Actinomycetospora corticicola genomic window, CGACCCGGCCGGCGATCCGGCAGGAGCACCCGGCGCAGCACCTGGCGCGGACGACTCCGACGCCCCCGGCGTCCGCGGCACGACCTGGGTCCGGGCGGCCGAGTCCTCGATCGACGGCTGGCCGACACGGTGGCCACCGCTGGGCGGACCGGTGAACGGCCCCTGCCCCTGCGGCCGGGGCGCCTGCTGCGGTTGCGCGACCCGCTGCGTGGCCTGCTCGCTCGGTGCCCCGAACGGCCCCGACGACTGACCGGCGAACGGCGACCGACCCTGCTGCTCGGCGGAACCCGTCGTCGGGACGGAGGACGCGGAGGAGGAGGCGGACGCGGGGCGCGCAGCGCCGCCGATCAGACCGGCGGCCGACAGAGCCGCGACCGCGCCGGCGGCCGCCGTCAGCACGGCGAGCACGACCACCACGATGTCGAACCCGTCGGTGACCGACAGGGTCTGCAGGCTCACCAGCGCCGCGGTCACGGTCAGTACCGCGCCCGGGATCACCGTGCGCGGGGCGCCGGGGAGCACCGAGGCACCCACCGTCAGGCCGCCCCCGACGACGAGCGCGGGCAGCAGGCCGGCCGGGTCGAAGCTGGTGAAGAACGTCGCGATGAAGGTGAGCAGGCCCAGTCCGGCGGCACCGAGGGCCGCGAGCCGACCGGGTCCACCCGGCACGCCGTCGACGGGACCGGTCACCGCGGCCGACGACGGGGAGGACGACGGCGACGACGCCGCGGGGGTCGCGGGCACCGTCACCGCGGAGTACGGGTTGGCCGCGGGCACACCGCGGCCGGGCGTGGGTGCGGGCGGCCGCCCCCAGGACCCCTGGGGCCCACCACCGGGTCCACCGGGACCGGGCCCACCGGGTGCCGGACCGGAGCCGGGCGCACCCGCCCCGGCCCACGAGGATCCGCCGTAGGGCGAGACGCCCCCGAAGGGCTGGCTCGGCGTCCCGACGGCGGGTTGGGGCTGCGACGACGGCGCCTGCCGCGGCTGCTGGGGCGCGGGCGCCGCGTACGGCTGCCCGCTCCAGCCGGGCTGTCCCCCCGAGTTGCCGGATCCTGCACTCATGGAAGAGCCCTCCCGGGATGACGACGCCGTCGAGCCGACCGCGGAGATCGCTCCGCGGTCGGCCCAGCCTGCCTCAGATCGAACCTAGGAGACCAGCGAACGCGCGAGGTCGGCGGTCTCGGTCGGCGTCTTGCCGACCTTCACGCCCGCCGCCTCGAGGGCCTCCTTCTTCGCCTGCGCGGTGCCGGCGGAGCCGGACACGATCGCACCGGCGTGGCCCATGGTCTTGCCCTCCGGCGCGGTGAAGCCGGCGACGTAGCCGACGACCGGCTTCGTCACGTTCGCCTTGATGTAGTCGGCCGCACGCTCCTCGGCGTCGCCACCGATCTCACCGATCATGACGATGGCCTCGGTCTCGGGGTCGTTCTGGAACGCCTCGAGCGCGTCGATGTGCGTGGTGCCGATGATCGGGTCGCCACCGATGCCGATGCCGGTGGAGAAGCCGATGTCCCGGAGCTCGTACATCATCTGGTAGGTCAGCGTGCCCGACTTGGACACGAGGCCCATCTTGCCCGGGCCCGAGATGTTCGCCGGGATGATGCCGGCGAGCGACTTCCCGGGCGAGATGATGCCGGGGCAGTTCGGGCCGATGATCCGGGTGCGGTTGCCGTTGGCGCAGGCGTGCGCCCAGAACCAGGCGGAGTCGTGCACCGGGATGCCCTCGGTGATGACGACCGCGAGCCCGATGCCCGCGTCCACGGCCTCGACGACCGCGTCCTTGGCGAACTTCGGCGGCACGAAGATGACCGAGACGTCCGCCCCGGTCTCCTTCATGGCCTCCTCCACGCCGCCGTAGACGTTCACCGAGGTGCCGTCGACGTCGACCTGGGTGCCGGCCTTGCGGGCGTTGACGCCGCCGACGAGCTGCGTGCCCGCGGCGAGCATCTTGCGCCCGTGCTTCATGCCCTCGGAGCCGGTGAGGCCCTGGACGATGACCTTGCTGTTCTCGTTGAGGAAGATCGACATCTCACGCACCAGCCTTCGCGGCAAGCTCGGCGGCCTTCGCGGCCGCGTCGTCCATCGTGCCCACCACGGTGACGAGCGGGTGGTTCGCCTCGGCGAGGATCCGCCGGCCCTCCTCGACGTTGTTGCCGTCGAGGCGCACGACCAGCGGCTTGGTCGCGTCGTCGCCGAGGATCTTCAGCGCCTCGACGATGCCGTTGGCCACCGCGTCGCACGCGGTGATGCCGCCGAAGACGTTCACGAAGACGCTGCGGACGTCGGAGTCACCGAGGATGACGTCGAGCCCGGCCGCCATGACCTCGGCGGACGCGCCGCCGCCGATGTCGAGGAAGTTGGCGGGCTTCATCCCGCCGTGTGCCTCACCGGCGTAGGCGACGACGTCGAGGGTCGACATGACCAGACCCGCGCCGTTGCCGATGATGCCGACCTGGCCGTCGTCGAGCTTGACGTAGTTCAGGCCCTTGGCCTTGGCCTTCGCCTCGAGCGGGTTCTCGGTGCGCTCGTCGACGAGCGAGCCGTGCGCCTCGTGGCGGAAGTCCGCGTTCTCGTCGAGGGTGACCTTGCCGTCGAGCGCGATGACGCGGTCCTGCGGGTCGCGCACCAGCGGGTTCACCTCGACCAGCGTGGCGTCCTCGCCGACGAAGGTGTCCCACAGCTTGACGATCACGTCGGCGGCCTCGTCGGCCACGGCCTCGGGGAGGTTCCCCTGCTTGACGATCTCCTGCGCCTTGGCCTTGTCGACCCCGGCGATCGCGTCGATCGGCACCCGGGCCAGGGCCTCGGGGCGCTCGACGGCGAGCTCCTCGATCTCCATGCCGCCCTCGGCGGAGCACATGGCGAGGAAGGTGCGGTTCGAGCGGTCGAGCAGGAAGGAGAAGTAGTACTCCTCCGCGATGTCGCTCGCCTCGGTGACCAGCACGCGGTGGACGACGTGGCCCTTGATGTCCAGACCGAGGATCGCCTCGGCCTTCTCCTTGGCCTCGCCCGGGTCCTTCGCCAGCTTCACGCCGCCCGCCTTGCCGCGGCCACCGGTCTTCACCTGGGCCTTCACGACGACGGCGCCGCCGATCTCACCTGCGGCGGTCTCGGCGTCGGACGCGGTGTCGACGGTGCGGCCCGGCAGCACCGGGACCCCGTGGGCGGCGAAGAGATCCTTCGCCTGGTACTCGTACAGGTCCACTCGTGAACTCCTCCATCACTGACCGGCAGCATCCGTCGGTGGACTCCGGCGGTGGCCCCGCGGGTCGCACGGACGGCGGTGATCTGCTCGGCGGCGACCACAGGGGCGGCGAGGGCGACCCTAGCGGCGTGTCGGCGCGGCGGACCGGGCACCGGGGGCGACCCCCGCCACACCCGGCGCGCTCAGGGCTCGTCGTCGGGCCGACGTTCCTCGCGGATCTGCAGCACGGAGACCACGGCGGCGCCGAGGGTGACCACCAGACACACGATCGCCGCCCAGGTGCCGATGCCGACGCTCTCACCCGGACGGGGCGGGGTCAGCACCAGCGCCGAGAGCCGGACGACGAGCAGGGCACCGGCCGCGGCGAGCAGGGCCAGCGCGCGGGCCGGGCGGGCGCGGGGCGCGAGCAGCACCGCGATCGCGACCCCCACGACGCCGGCGAGCGAGCCCCAGGCGGCCGCTCCCGGGTTCTGCCACACCCCACCGGCCGCGTTCGCCGCGAGCGCGTCACGGGCGAGCGGGCCGCCGAACCCGGGCACGGCGAGCACCGCCGCGAGGGCGCACATCGGCAGCATCGTGGGGTCGGGCTCGACGGTGTCGGTGCCGTCCGTGGGACGCGCGCCGAGCGGCGTGCGGGCGCCGGCGACGTCCCGCCGTTCGGCGAACCCGGCCCCGACGGCGAGCACGGCGGTGAGCACCGCGAGGACCAGCGCCCCCACCACGGCCCAGCCCCCCGCGGCGACACCGACCCCCGTCGTCGGGAAGGGAATGGTCGCGCCGAAGGCCGGGTCGGCGGCGGGGGCGGCGCTGTCGACCGCGCCGAGGACGACGTCGAGCGCCGGGCCGGCGGCGAAGGGGACCGTCAGCCAGGCGACGGAGAGGGTCGGGCGGGCCCGGACGACGAGCCGCGGGGTCCCGACGACGACGAGCACGGCCGGCAGGGCGAGCACCGCGGCGGCGGGCAGGAGCAGCAGCCCCGTACCGCTGTCGACGGGGGCGCTGTCGGACAGCGTGGTCGTCGGCAGCAGCGCCCCGAAGAACGCGGCGCCGGCCGCGAGCAACGCCACCACCCCGGCCGCGCGCGACCGCAGCACCGCGGTGCGGGCGGGGATGCCGATGAGGAGCAGGCCGCCGGCGATCGCCAGGACGGCACCGGGCGAGACGTCGAGGCCCGGCCGGGCGATCGACGCCGCGATCACGGGCGCGGTCCCGGCGACGACCGCGGCCCCGAGCGCGGTGTGCACCGCCCGGCGGACGCGCATCCCGGTCTCCGGGTCCGCGGCCGGGTCGGCGGGCCGCAGGCCCGGCAGGACGGCGACGACCACGAGGGCCACGGCGAGCAGCGCCACGCCGACGC contains:
- a CDS encoding DUF5336 domain-containing protein; amino-acid sequence: MSAGSGNSGGQPGWSGQPYAAPAPQQPRQAPSSQPQPAVGTPSQPFGGVSPYGGSSWAGAGAPGSGPAPGGPGPGGPGGGPQGSWGRPPAPTPGRGVPAANPYSAVTVPATPAASSPSSSPSSAAVTGPVDGVPGGPGRLAALGAAGLGLLTFIATFFTSFDPAGLLPALVVGGGLTVGASVLPGAPRTVIPGAVLTVTAALVSLQTLSVTDGFDIVVVVLAVLTAAAGAVAALSAAGLIGGAARPASASSSASSVPTTGSAEQQGRSPFAGQSSGPFGAPSEQATQRVAQPQQAPRPQGQGPFTGPPSGGHRVGQPSIEDSAARTQVVPRTPGASESSAPGAAPGAPAGSPAGSSATTPSAGTPAPEAGSASPAPASSAPTSGASAAPASASTSGAPTSAAPTPPVSDGRAVDGRPFDGRPNSVDPAGRAPGGDPASPSSPSSSPMPAAGSPAPTRGGDDLPATAMMDGSGPGPSAPPATQHGSQHTPQHGAESEATPPSGFPRPTGWGVPERSDGTGPEGTDRSDRPGAHESR
- the sucD gene encoding succinate--CoA ligase subunit alpha, with protein sequence MSIFLNENSKVIVQGLTGSEGMKHGRKMLAAGTQLVGGVNARKAGTQVDVDGTSVNVYGGVEEAMKETGADVSVIFVPPKFAKDAVVEAVDAGIGLAVVITEGIPVHDSAWFWAHACANGNRTRIIGPNCPGIISPGKSLAGIIPANISGPGKMGLVSKSGTLTYQMMYELRDIGFSTGIGIGGDPIIGTTHIDALEAFQNDPETEAIVMIGEIGGDAEERAADYIKANVTKPVVGYVAGFTAPEGKTMGHAGAIVSGSAGTAQAKKEALEAAGVKVGKTPTETADLARSLVS
- the sucC gene encoding ADP-forming succinate--CoA ligase subunit beta — translated: MDLYEYQAKDLFAAHGVPVLPGRTVDTASDAETAAGEIGGAVVVKAQVKTGGRGKAGGVKLAKDPGEAKEKAEAILGLDIKGHVVHRVLVTEASDIAEEYYFSFLLDRSNRTFLAMCSAEGGMEIEELAVERPEALARVPIDAIAGVDKAKAQEIVKQGNLPEAVADEAADVIVKLWDTFVGEDATLVEVNPLVRDPQDRVIALDGKVTLDENADFRHEAHGSLVDERTENPLEAKAKAKGLNYVKLDDGQVGIIGNGAGLVMSTLDVVAYAGEAHGGMKPANFLDIGGGASAEVMAAGLDVILGDSDVRSVFVNVFGGITACDAVANGIVEALKILGDDATKPLVVRLDGNNVEEGRRILAEANHPLVTVVGTMDDAAAKAAELAAKAGA